AACTCGAAGCGGGCAGGCGCGCAGCGCCCCATCCAGGCCAGCGCATCGGTCTGCTCGACCCGCAACACGCTTTCGGCCTTGAGCCGGGCACGGCTGGCATTCAGGCTGCGGCACAGCTCGGCATCGCGCTCCAGCAGCAGCACCTCGGCCGCACCGCGCGAGGCGGCCTCGAAGCCCAGGGCGCCGCTGCCGGCGAAGGCGTCCAGCACGCGCCAGCCCCCCAGGTCCTGGCCCAGCCAGTTGAACAGGGTCTCGCGCACGCGGTCCGGCGTCGGCCGCAGGCCCGGCTTGTCCGCCACGGGGAGTTTCGAGCGCTTCCACTGTCCGCCGATGATGCGGACCTCATTTGGTCCCCTCGCCGAACGAGTACGTTCGTCGGTCCCCCGGGGGGACGCGGGGCGGCTTGGGGCGGCCCGGCGCTCGCCCCGCCCGCCTGCGGCATCCCTGTTGTTCATTGCCGAACCGGAATCCCGCGCGCGGCCATCAGCGCCTTGGCCTCGCCCACCGTGTGCTGGCCGTAATGGAAGATGCTGGCGGCCAGCACGGCGTCGGCACCGCCCTTTTGCACGCCGTCGGCCAGATCGTCCAGCGAGCCGACGCCGCCGGAAGCGATCACCGGCACGCCGATCGCGTCGCTGACCGCGCGGGTCAGGGCCAGGTCGAAGCCGCTCCTGGTGCCGTCGCGGTCCATGCTGGTCAGCAGGATCTCGCCGGCGCCATGCTCGGCCATCCGGGTGGCCCAGGCCACCGCGTCCAGGCCGGTGTTCTTGCGGCCGCCATGGCTGTAGACATCCCAGCCGCTGCCGTCGGCGCGGCGCTTGGCGTCGATCGCGACGACGATGCATTGCGCGCCGTATTTCTCGGAGGCAGCGCGGATCACCTGCGGGTTGGAGATCGCGGCCGAGTTGAAGCTGACCTTGTCGGCCCCGGCGTTCAGGAGGCGCCGCACATCGGCCACCTCGCGCACGCCGCCGCCGACGGTCAGCGGGATGAAGACCTGAGAGGCCACCGCCTCGATGATCGGCAGGATCAGGTCGCGGCCGTCGCTGGTCGCGGTGATGTCCAGGAAGGTCAGCTCGTCGGCGCCCTGCTCGTTGTAGCGGGCGGCGATCTCGACCGGATCGCCGGCGTCGCGCAGCTCCAGGAAGTTGATGCCCTTGACGACGCGACCGCCGGTCACGTCCAGGCAGGGAATGATTCGCTTGGCTAACATCTGTTGTGGCCGATCCGGGCGCTCAGGGTTGGGGCAGCGGGCGCGGGGCCGGCAGGGCTTCCGGCACGCGCTTGCGGTGCTCGGCCTCGGCCAGCGCGTCGCGCACGTTCGCGGCGGCCAGGCTCTTGAAGAAGGCCCAGGCGCCGTAGCGCGGGGTCAGCGCCTCCAGCACCTGGCGCTCGCGCTGGGCGGCATCGGCCAGGCTCTTGTCCTGCAGGGCCGCCTCGGCCAGGCGGCGCAGCTCGACCAGATAGGCGCGGAATTCGCGCAGGTCCGCCAGGCCGGCGACGCTGCCATGGCCCGGCACCACCACGGTGGCGGCCGGCAGCGACTGCAGCGCGTCCAGGGTCGCGATCCAGCGCCACAGCTGCGCATCGATCAGGTTCGGCACGCTGGCGCGCCACATCAGGTCGCCCATGAAGAGTACGCCGGCATCCTCGACCCAGATCGCCGTGTCGCCGCCGGTATGCCCCTGCAGGTGCTGCAGCTGCAGGCGGCGCCCGCCGCCCAGGTCCAGCACCAAACGATCGTCGAACAGCAGCTGCGGCGCCTGCAGGCCGCTCAGCCGGGCGCGCCATTCGGGGCTGATCGCCGCGCCGCCGAGCAGGCGCTCGTTCTCGCTGCGCAGCCAGCCGGCCACCTGGCGCTGCGCGACCACGGCCGCGCCGGCCTCGGCGAACACGCGGTTGCCGCCGATATGGTCGATATGGTGGTGGGTGTTGATCAGGTAGCGCAGCGGCAGCGGCGTCAGGCGCCGGATCTCGGCCAGCAGGGCCCGCGCCGCGTCCTCGTTGATGAAGCTGTCGACCACCGCGACCGCATCGCGGCCGATGATCACGCCGGCGTTGCCGACCGCGCGGCCGTTCAGGTCGATCGCGGCATAGACGCCCTGCCCGACCTGGCGCAGCTCGAAGAAGGCCGCCGGTGCGACCGCCGCGGGCGCCGCAGGTGCCGAGCCTTGCGCCTGCGCCGCAGGCGCACCCAGCAGCGCGGCGGTCGCCGCGAGCGCGGCCAGCAGCAGGGCTTGCCGCATGGGCTTCAGGCCTCGCTGGCCAGTTGGTCGGCGCGGGCCTGCGCCACGGCCAGGTCCAGGTCGCCGGTGTAGATCGCGCGGCCGCAGATCACGCCCTCGACGCCCTCACTCTCGACCGCGCACAGCGCCTCGATGTCGTGGATGTTGGACAGGCCGCCGGAGGCGATCACCGGGATGCTCAGCGCCTGTGCCAGCTTGACCGTCGCGTCGATATTGATGCCGGTCAGCATGCCGTCGCGGCCGATGTCGGTGTAGATCACGCCCTCGATGCCGTAGTCCTCGAACTTCTTGGCCAGGTCGATCACCTCGTGGCCGGTCAGCTTGCTCCAGCCGTCGGTCGCGACCTTGCCGTCCTTGGCGTCCAGGCCCACGATGATGTGGCCGCCGAAGGCGCTGCAGGCATCCTTCAGGAAGCCCGGGTTCTTGACCGCGGCGGTGCCGATGATCACGTAGGACAGGCCGTCGTCGAGATAGCGCTCGATCGTGTCCAGGTCGCGGATGCCGCCACCCAGCTGCACCGGGATGTCGTCGCCGACCTCGCGGATGATGGCCTTGATCGCGGCCTCGTTGACCGGCTTGCCGGCGAAGGCACCGTTCAGGTCCACCAGGTGCAGGCGCCGCGCGCCCGCATCGACCCAGCGCCGCGCCATCGCGGCCGGGTCGTCGCCAAAGGTGGTGGAAGCGTTCATGTCGCCCTGTTGCAGGCGAACGCACTTGCCGTCTTTCAGGTCAATGGCAGGGATCAGCAGCATGGCCGAGATGCAGGTGGTGGGTGAAGAAAATGGGGACGCGACGAAAAGCGGCGGCGGGCGGACAGGCGCGGGCGAAGACGGCGATGTCCTCGTCAGGGCTTCCACAGCAGGAAGTTGCGGTACAGGGAGAGCCCCAGCGCGGCACTTTTCTCGGGATGGAATTGGGTGGCAAAAATATTATCCCGGGCCACCGCGCAGGTAAAGCGCAGTCCGTAGTCGGTTTCGCCGGCGCTGTGGTGTTCATCCGACGTCGTCGCATAGAAGCTGTGCACGAAATAGAACCAGCTCTGGTCCGGCACCTCGCCCCAGACCGGGTGGGGCCGGGTCTGGTGCACGCGGTTCCAGCCCATCTGCGGCACCTTGTAGCGGCTGCCGTCGGGCTGCAGCCGGCCCTCCAGCTGGAAGCGTTGCACCCGTCCGGGGATCAGACCCAAGCCCGGCGTGTCCTGCTCCTCGCTGTGGTCCAAGAGCATCTGCATGCCGACGCAGACGCCCAGCATCGGCTTGTTGGCCGCGGCGTCCAGCACCGCCTCCAGCATGCCGGAGTCCTTGAGCTCGCGCATGCAGTCACGCATCGCGCCCTGGCCGGGCAGCACGATGCGCTCGGCCGCCCAGACCTCGTCGGGCCGGTTGGTGATCACGACCTCGACGCCCGAATCCCGCGCCGCATGCAGCACGGCCTGCGAGACCGAGCGCAGATTGCCCATGCCGTAGTCGACGACGGCGACAGTGCCCTTGGTCATGATGTCAGAGTGTGCCCTTGGTCGACGGGATCATGCCGGCACTGCGCGGATCCAGCGTCATCGCCATGCGCAGCGCGCGGCCGAAGGCCTTGAACATGGTCTCGGCCTGGTGGTGCGCGTTGTGGCCCTTCAGGTTGTCGACATGCAGGCTCACCAGCGCATGGTTGACGAAGCCCTGGAAGAACTCGTAGGTCAGCTGGGTGTCGAAGGCACCGATCGAGCCGGCGGTGAACTTGACGTCCATCTCCAGCCCCGGGCGGCCCGAGAAGTCGATCACGACGCGCGACAGCGCCTCGTCCAGCGGCACATAGCTGTGGCCGTAGCGGGTGATGCCGCGCTTGTCGCCGATGGCCTGGGCCACCGCCAGGCCGAGGGTGATGCCGACATCCTCCACCGTGTGGTGGCCGTCGATGTGCAGGTCGCCTGATGCCGAGATCTCCAGGTCGATCAGGCCATGGCGCGCGATCTGGTCCAGCATATGGTCGAAGAAGCCGATGCCGGTGTTCAGCTTGGCCTCGCCGGTGCCGTCCAGATTGACGCGCACCTTGATCTGGGTTTCCTTGGTGTTGCGGCTGACTTCCGCGATGCGGGGGGTACTCATGACAGGCTTTCCTTGAGCGCGGCCAGCATGGCCACATTTTCTTCCGGCGTGCCGATGGTCAGGCGCAGGCAGTTGGCCAGCAGCGGGTGCATCGCCGAGACATTCTTGATCAGCACGCCGCGGTCCTTCATCGCCTGGAAGACCCGCGCGGCATCGGCCACCCGCGCCAGGATCATATTGCCCTGGCTGGGGAACGGCGCGATGCCGGGCAGCGCCTGCAGCGCGGCGAACAGCCGTTCGCGCTCGATACGCAGCACCCGTGCCTGCTCGGCATAGACCTCGGCATGCTCCAGCGCGAACAGGCCCGCCTCGGCATTCAGCACGCCCACATTGAAGGGCGGGCGGATCTTGTCGATCTCGGCGACCAGCGCCGCCTGGCCGATCAGGTAGCCGATGCGCACGCCGGCCAGGCCGAACTTGCTCATCGTGCGCATCACCAGCGCATGCGGATAGCGGTCCAGCAGGCCCATCGCGTCGCGCTCGGCAAAGGGCTGGTAGGCCTCGTCGAGCACCACCAGGCCACCGGCCTCGCCCGCGGCCTGGACGATGCGCTCGACCGCGCCCGCGTCCCAGAGATTGCCGGTCGGGTTGTTCGGATAGGCCAGATAGGTCAGCGCGGGCCGGTGCTCGGCGATCGCGGCCAGCATCGCGGCCTCGTCCAGCTCGAACTCGGCCGTCAGCGGCACGCCGACGAAGTCCAGGCCCTGGTAGCGGGCCGAGATCGCGTACATCACGAAGCTGGGCAGCGGCGACAGGATCTTGGCGCCGGGGCGGCTGACCGCCATCGTCAGCATCGTGATGATCTCGTCCGAGCCATTGCCCAGGGTGATGGCGCAACCGGCGGGCATGCCGGCATGGGCGGCCAGCGCGCGGGCCAGGTCTTGCGTGCGCTCGGCCGGGTAGCGGTTGATCGCGACCCGGCCCAGGCGCTCGCCCAACCGGCGCTGCAACTCCTCGGACAGGCGGAAGGGGTTCTCCATCGTGTCCAGCTTGATCAGGCCGGCGGCGCTCTGCACCGGATAGGCCTGGGTGGCGCGCACATCCTCGCGGATGCAGCCGAGAGCTTGGTTCAGGCGGTCGTCCATGAGGCGTCGGGGGAGGTCAGCAAGGGGTTGAGGATGCGCACGCTGTCGTACTGCTGTTCATGCGGCAGCTCCAGGCTCAGCAGCCGCTCGCAGCCCTGGGCCTTGGCGGCCGCGACGATCAGCGCGTCGGCATAGGCCAGGCCGAAACGGCTCTCGATCGACCAGGCCGATTCGACCGTCGCATGGTCGATCGCCCAGGGGTTCCAGCGCTGGTAGCGCCGCACCTCGGCGCGCGCGTCGCCATTGGGCATGGCCGGCTGGATGCGGGTGGTGACCAGGCGATAGAAATCGTTCAGCACCTGGGTCGAGACGCGACCGGCGCGCTGCTGCCACAGCTGCATCAGCCAGGCCAGCACCCGGACCCGAGCCTCGGCATCGGCGCCGTCCTCGCTCAGGATCAGCACCGAGGTATCCACGAACACAAGCGTCATGACTCGCTGCTCCGCGCCGGATAGGCGCCGCCGTCGGAAACCCAGGAGCGCTCGCGGTGCAACCAGTCCTGCATCGCCCGTTCGTAGGCATCGTCCGAGCGCATCTTCTCGGCCAGCATCTCGCCGACCAGACGGGACACGCTGGTATTGCGCCGCGCCGCCTCCAGCCGGGCCCATTCGGCCACGCTGTCTTCCATCGTCACGGTCACATTCTTCATGATGGGTCGAAATTTAACACGAAGTTCGTGCAACACGAAGTTCGTGTCAACAAATCACAGATCAAACTGATGCCATCGAGGCTGCATCCCGGGTGCCCGCCGCACCGATACTTGGCGCACAAGAGGTGTCATCACCCATCCGCAGGTCCTCGGTTAGCCATGGCCGCCCAGCCCGGCCGAAGGAGCCTGTCATGCTCTTCAAGCTCTCCCTGCGGGCGCGCATCGCGGCCCTGGCCCTGGCCGGCATCGCGGCCAGCCTGCTGATGCTGGCCCAGGCCCTGCACAGCTACACCGGCCTGGACCGCAACGCCGAACAGGCCTTCGTCGCCAAGGACGTGGTGGCCGACATCCTGCCGCCACCGATGTACCTGATCGAGCTGCGCCTGACCCTCTCGGCGATGGTCGAGGGCACCTTGAGCCCCCAGCAGGGCCGCGACACGCTGGAGCGGCTGGTGCGCGAGTACGAGGACCGGGTCCGGCATTGGCAGGACAACCTGCCTCATGGCCTGGAGCGCCAGCTGCTGGGTGCCCAGCATGAGCGGGCGCTGAAGCTGATCGCGGCGGCCCAGGCCGAGGTGCTGGCGCCAATGCTGCGCGGCGATGCGGAGGCCGCGCGCATCGCGCTGAAACGGGTGCATGCGCTCTACGAGAGCCATCGCGCCGGCGTCGACGACACGGTGCGCAGCGGCGCGGCGATGGCCGAGACCTCGATGCAGAGCTTTGCCGCGACCCGCCTGCGCGGGCTCTGGACCATGCCGGCGATGGCCCTGCTGCTGTTCGCAATGCTGGGCCTGGGCAGTCTGTGGGTGCTGCGCAGCGTGATGCGGCCGCTGCAGCAGGCCACCGCGCTGGCGCGCCAGGTGGCCGGCGGCGACCTCAGCGACCCGGCCCCGCCGGTCGGTCACGACGAGCTGGCCCAGATGCAGCGCGAACTGCACCTGATGGTCGGCCAGCTGCGTCAGACGCTCTCCCGCGCCCATGCGGGCAGCGCGACGATGGCGCTGACCACCGGCGAGATCGCGCAGGGCAATATGGACCTGTCCGACCGCACCGAACAGCAGGCCTCGCGGCTGCAGCAGGCGACCCAGACCATGCAGCAGATGCAGCAGCGCGCCGAGCAGAGCGTCGGCACCACCCGCGACGCCGACGCGCTGGCCGCGCAGGCCTGCGCGGTGGCCGAGCGCGGCGGCACCGCGGTCGGCCAGACCGTCAGCACGATGAGCGGCATCCAGCAGGCCAGCGTCAGGATCGCCGACATCACCGGCGTGATCGACGGCATCGCCTTCCAGACCAATATCCTGGCCCTGAACGCCGCGGTGGAAGCGGCACGCGCCGGCGAGCAGGGCCGCGGCTTCGCGGTGGTGGCCAGCGAGGTGCGCAGCCTGGCCCTGCGCAGCGCCGCCGCGGCGCGCGAGATCAAGACCCTGATCGAGGACAGCGTGGCCCAGGTGGAAAGCGGCGGCCGGGTGGTCGGCGAGGCCCGCCGCACGATGGACGAGGTGGTGAGCCAGGTGCGCCAGGTCAGCCGGCTGATCCGCGAGGCCGACGGTGCGATCCGGGAGCAGAGCCGCTCGGTCGACGAGCTGTCCCAGGTGCTGACCGAGCTGGACCAGAGCACGCAGCAGAACGCGGCCCTGGTCGAGCAGACCGCGGCCGCCGCCGAGAGCCTGCGCCACCAGGCGCAGCGGGTCGATCAGGCGCTGGGGGTGTTCCGGCTCTAATCCCGCAGGCGCAGCTCGGCCGCCCGCGCATGGCCCTGCAGGCCCTCGCCATAGGCCAGCTCGGCCGCGATCGGGCCCAGCTTCTGCGCACCGGCCGCGCTGACCTCGATCAGGCTCGAGCGTTTCTGGAAGTCGTAGACGCCCAGCGGCGAGGAGAAGCGCGCGGTGCCCGAGGTGGGCAGCACATGGTTGGGTCCGGCACAGTAGTCGCCCAGGCTTTCGCTCGTATAGGCGCCCAGGAAGATGGCGCCGGCATGGCGCAGCAGCGGCTCCCAGCGCTGCGGGTCCTGGCTGCTGACCTCCAGATGCTCGGGCGCGATGCGGTTGGAGATCTCGCAGGCCTCCTCCATCGAGCGGGTCTGGATCAGCGCGCCGCGGCCTTCCAGCGAGGCGCGGATCACGGCCTGGCGCGGCATGGTCGGCAGCAGGCGCTCGATGGCCTCGCGCACCTGCCCGATGTAGCCGGCGTCAGGGCACAGCAGGATGCTCTGCGCCAGCTCGTCATGCTCGGCCTGTGAAAAGAG
This genomic stretch from Roseateles sp. DAIF2 harbors:
- the rsmD gene encoding 16S rRNA (guanine(966)-N(2))-methyltransferase RsmD gives rise to the protein MNNRDAAGGRGERRAAPSRPASPRGTDERTRSARGPNEVRIIGGQWKRSKLPVADKPGLRPTPDRVRETLFNWLGQDLGGWRVLDAFAGSGALGFEAASRGAAEVLLLERDAELCRSLNASRARLKAESVLRVEQTDALAWMGRCAPARFELVFLDPPFQQDLFGAALKAAAPLLVPGGFVYLESPEALVAPPELGLNPWRQARAGAVHSHLLQRSG
- the hisF gene encoding imidazole glycerol phosphate synthase subunit HisF → MLAKRIIPCLDVTGGRVVKGINFLELRDAGDPVEIAARYNEQGADELTFLDITATSDGRDLILPIIEAVASQVFIPLTVGGGVREVADVRRLLNAGADKVSFNSAAISNPQVIRAASEKYGAQCIVVAIDAKRRADGSGWDVYSHGGRKNTGLDAVAWATRMAEHGAGEILLTSMDRDGTRSGFDLALTRAVSDAIGVPVIASGGVGSLDDLADGVQKGGADAVLAASIFHYGQHTVGEAKALMAARGIPVRQ
- a CDS encoding MBL fold metallo-hydrolase; translated protein: MRQALLLAALAATAALLGAPAAQAQGSAPAAPAAVAPAAFFELRQVGQGVYAAIDLNGRAVGNAGVIIGRDAVAVVDSFINEDAARALLAEIRRLTPLPLRYLINTHHHIDHIGGNRVFAEAGAAVVAQRQVAGWLRSENERLLGGAAISPEWRARLSGLQAPQLLFDDRLVLDLGGGRRLQLQHLQGHTGGDTAIWVEDAGVLFMGDLMWRASVPNLIDAQLWRWIATLDALQSLPAATVVVPGHGSVAGLADLREFRAYLVELRRLAEAALQDKSLADAAQRERQVLEALTPRYGAWAFFKSLAAANVRDALAEAEHRKRVPEALPAPRPLPQP
- the hisA gene encoding 1-(5-phosphoribosyl)-5-[(5-phosphoribosylamino)methylideneamino]imidazole-4-carboxamide isomerase → MLLIPAIDLKDGKCVRLQQGDMNASTTFGDDPAAMARRWVDAGARRLHLVDLNGAFAGKPVNEAAIKAIIREVGDDIPVQLGGGIRDLDTIERYLDDGLSYVIIGTAAVKNPGFLKDACSAFGGHIIVGLDAKDGKVATDGWSKLTGHEVIDLAKKFEDYGIEGVIYTDIGRDGMLTGINIDATVKLAQALSIPVIASGGLSNIHDIEALCAVESEGVEGVICGRAIYTGDLDLAVAQARADQLASEA
- the hisH gene encoding imidazole glycerol phosphate synthase subunit HisH, with the protein product MTKGTVAVVDYGMGNLRSVSQAVLHAARDSGVEVVITNRPDEVWAAERIVLPGQGAMRDCMRELKDSGMLEAVLDAAANKPMLGVCVGMQMLLDHSEEQDTPGLGLIPGRVQRFQLEGRLQPDGSRYKVPQMGWNRVHQTRPHPVWGEVPDQSWFYFVHSFYATTSDEHHSAGETDYGLRFTCAVARDNIFATQFHPEKSAALGLSLYRNFLLWKP
- the hisB gene encoding imidazoleglycerol-phosphate dehydratase HisB, which produces MSTPRIAEVSRNTKETQIKVRVNLDGTGEAKLNTGIGFFDHMLDQIARHGLIDLEISASGDLHIDGHHTVEDVGITLGLAVAQAIGDKRGITRYGHSYVPLDEALSRVVIDFSGRPGLEMDVKFTAGSIGAFDTQLTYEFFQGFVNHALVSLHVDNLKGHNAHHQAETMFKAFGRALRMAMTLDPRSAGMIPSTKGTL
- the hisC gene encoding histidinol-phosphate transaminase — encoded protein: MDDRLNQALGCIREDVRATQAYPVQSAAGLIKLDTMENPFRLSEELQRRLGERLGRVAINRYPAERTQDLARALAAHAGMPAGCAITLGNGSDEIITMLTMAVSRPGAKILSPLPSFVMYAISARYQGLDFVGVPLTAEFELDEAAMLAAIAEHRPALTYLAYPNNPTGNLWDAGAVERIVQAAGEAGGLVVLDEAYQPFAERDAMGLLDRYPHALVMRTMSKFGLAGVRIGYLIGQAALVAEIDKIRPPFNVGVLNAEAGLFALEHAEVYAEQARVLRIERERLFAALQALPGIAPFPSQGNMILARVADAARVFQAMKDRGVLIKNVSAMHPLLANCLRLTIGTPEENVAMLAALKESLS
- a CDS encoding PIN domain-containing protein, which produces MTLVFVDTSVLILSEDGADAEARVRVLAWLMQLWQQRAGRVSTQVLNDFYRLVTTRIQPAMPNGDARAEVRRYQRWNPWAIDHATVESAWSIESRFGLAYADALIVAAAKAQGCERLLSLELPHEQQYDSVRILNPLLTSPDASWTTA
- a CDS encoding CopG family transcriptional regulator encodes the protein MKNVTVTMEDSVAEWARLEAARRNTSVSRLVGEMLAEKMRSDDAYERAMQDWLHRERSWVSDGGAYPARSSES
- a CDS encoding methyl-accepting chemotaxis protein — encoded protein: MLFKLSLRARIAALALAGIAASLLMLAQALHSYTGLDRNAEQAFVAKDVVADILPPPMYLIELRLTLSAMVEGTLSPQQGRDTLERLVREYEDRVRHWQDNLPHGLERQLLGAQHERALKLIAAAQAEVLAPMLRGDAEAARIALKRVHALYESHRAGVDDTVRSGAAMAETSMQSFAATRLRGLWTMPAMALLLFAMLGLGSLWVLRSVMRPLQQATALARQVAGGDLSDPAPPVGHDELAQMQRELHLMVGQLRQTLSRAHAGSATMALTTGEIAQGNMDLSDRTEQQASRLQQATQTMQQMQQRAEQSVGTTRDADALAAQACAVAERGGTAVGQTVSTMSGIQQASVRIADITGVIDGIAFQTNILALNAAVEAARAGEQGRGFAVVASEVRSLALRSAAAAREIKTLIEDSVAQVESGGRVVGEARRTMDEVVSQVRQVSRLIREADGAIREQSRSVDELSQVLTELDQSTQQNAALVEQTAAAAESLRHQAQRVDQALGVFRL